A region from the Salidesulfovibrio onnuriiensis genome encodes:
- a CDS encoding efflux RND transporter permease subunit: MKERNGFIGFFAGHPTAANLLMLIFLMLGVISMPKLLRETFPDFDPTEVEIAVVYPGATAEDVEEAICQRVEDALDGITNLEEVRSEARESYGRIVAEMTEGGDMRQFLDDVKTEVEAISDFPEEIETPVIQQLGRKDNVVSLAVSGPMSVPHLKLYCEQLKDRMLKDPEISLVEVSGFSDHQIRIEVPAGNLMKYGLSFSDITDVIGRQNVDLPAGTVQTKDADILIRFADQRRKVHEYEDLVVVSGTTGAEIRLGDVARVTDTFELDEDKYLFNGKRAGLLIVQKTRAEDSLRILEAVERFIDREAAAAPPGVEFNLTQNITKIVKDRLDMLTENGIQGLVLVFATMWLFFNIRLSFWVAMGLPVSFLGAFFFMQAAGLTLNMLSMVGLLISLGLIMDDAIVISENVAAHLARGKGALRAAVDGTGEVAVGVLSSFTTTVLIFGTIAILVEGKIGKVMWVMPAVLIMTLVVSLIEAFCILPNHLAHSLRHLPDRPSGFRIWFENRLERVRERVLGRAVDWAVQWRYFFVGSVFALLVISVGMLAGGVLKTEAFPDIEGDVLQARVLLPQGTPLAHTEAVVEKLTSELDRLNREYSPHQPDEQPLVQNITVQYNNNADANEAGPHLATVTADLLNAETRTTGMDELTMRWREAVGTVPDVISITYKEPAIGPAGLAIDIRLQGRDLAQLKDASRELMGWLGKYRGVYDLSDDLRPGKPEIQVRLKPGATLLGFSASSIASQLRNAFYGRDVTEIQNGPEAYEINVRIAPEDKDSLGDLEYFHVTTPKGGQVPLGAVAVLEEGRGYASISRINSMRTVTIQGDVDTAVANANEIIGETRLVFLPQLMEKYPDLEFSLEGQAKEGNKTGASMRKAIMLGIFGIYILLSFQFRSYVEPVVVLTAIPMAFIGVVWGHLLMGLDLSMVSIMGFASLAGIVVNDSILLVEFVKMRLMEGLPMAEATVRASRQRFRAVLLTSLTTIVGLVPLLSERSLQAQVLIPLCTSLVFGLIASTILVLVVIPAFYTILNDFGLTAEVTKKRA; encoded by the coding sequence ATGAAGGAGCGCAACGGATTCATAGGATTCTTTGCCGGCCATCCCACGGCGGCCAACCTGCTCATGCTCATCTTTCTGATGCTTGGCGTCATTTCCATGCCCAAGTTGCTTCGGGAGACCTTCCCGGACTTTGATCCCACCGAGGTGGAGATCGCCGTGGTCTATCCGGGAGCAACGGCAGAGGACGTGGAGGAGGCCATCTGCCAGCGGGTGGAGGACGCCCTAGACGGCATCACCAACCTGGAGGAGGTCCGGAGCGAGGCTCGGGAAAGCTACGGCCGCATTGTGGCCGAGATGACCGAGGGCGGCGACATGCGCCAGTTCCTGGATGACGTGAAGACCGAGGTGGAGGCTATCAGCGATTTCCCCGAGGAGATCGAAACGCCGGTGATCCAGCAGCTCGGGCGCAAGGACAACGTTGTTTCCCTTGCCGTGAGCGGCCCCATGTCCGTGCCGCATCTCAAGCTTTACTGCGAGCAGCTCAAGGACCGCATGCTCAAGGATCCTGAGATTTCCCTGGTGGAGGTGAGCGGTTTCTCCGACCACCAGATCCGGATCGAGGTGCCAGCAGGCAATCTCATGAAATACGGCCTGTCCTTTTCGGACATCACCGACGTCATCGGCCGCCAGAACGTGGATCTTCCCGCAGGTACGGTCCAGACAAAGGACGCCGACATCCTAATCCGCTTTGCGGACCAGCGTCGCAAGGTGCATGAATATGAGGATCTCGTGGTGGTTTCCGGCACCACCGGGGCGGAGATCCGTCTGGGCGACGTGGCGCGTGTCACCGATACCTTCGAGCTGGACGAGGACAAGTATCTTTTCAACGGCAAACGGGCCGGGCTGCTTATTGTCCAGAAGACCCGGGCCGAGGATTCCCTGCGTATTCTCGAGGCCGTGGAGCGGTTTATCGACAGGGAAGCCGCGGCCGCGCCTCCGGGCGTGGAGTTCAACCTGACCCAGAACATCACCAAGATCGTCAAGGATCGCCTGGACATGCTCACGGAGAACGGCATTCAGGGCCTGGTGCTTGTGTTCGCCACCATGTGGCTGTTTTTCAATATCCGGCTGTCCTTCTGGGTGGCCATGGGCCTGCCGGTTTCCTTTCTGGGCGCTTTTTTCTTCATGCAGGCCGCGGGCCTGACCCTGAACATGCTTTCCATGGTCGGGCTGTTGATCTCTCTCGGCCTGATCATGGACGACGCCATCGTCATTTCCGAAAACGTGGCCGCCCATCTGGCCCGGGGCAAGGGTGCCCTGCGGGCAGCCGTGGACGGCACCGGGGAAGTTGCCGTGGGCGTGCTGTCCTCGTTCACGACCACGGTGCTCATCTTCGGCACCATCGCCATTCTGGTGGAGGGCAAGATCGGCAAGGTCATGTGGGTCATGCCCGCCGTGCTGATCATGACCCTGGTGGTCAGCCTCATCGAGGCCTTCTGTATCCTGCCCAACCATCTGGCCCATTCCCTCAGGCATCTTCCCGACAGGCCCTCGGGTTTTCGCATTTGGTTCGAGAACCGCCTGGAGCGGGTGCGGGAAAGGGTGCTTGGTCGGGCCGTGGATTGGGCCGTGCAGTGGCGTTATTTCTTTGTGGGCAGCGTCTTTGCCCTGCTTGTTATTTCCGTGGGCATGCTGGCGGGCGGCGTCCTCAAGACCGAGGCGTTCCCGGATATCGAGGGCGACGTGCTTCAGGCCCGGGTGCTTTTGCCGCAGGGTACGCCCCTGGCGCACACCGAAGCCGTGGTTGAAAAACTGACCTCGGAACTGGATAGGTTGAACCGGGAATATTCCCCGCACCAGCCGGACGAGCAGCCGTTGGTCCAGAACATAACCGTTCAATACAATAACAATGCGGACGCCAACGAGGCCGGACCGCACTTGGCGACCGTGACCGCTGACCTGCTCAATGCGGAAACCCGTACCACGGGCATGGACGAACTGACCATGCGCTGGCGCGAGGCCGTGGGCACGGTGCCCGACGTCATCAGCATTACCTACAAGGAACCCGCCATCGGCCCGGCAGGACTGGCCATCGATATCCGTCTGCAGGGTCGTGATCTGGCGCAGCTCAAGGACGCGTCCCGGGAGCTCATGGGGTGGCTGGGCAAGTACCGGGGCGTCTATGATCTCAGCGACGACCTGCGGCCGGGCAAACCCGAGATCCAGGTCCGGCTCAAGCCCGGCGCCACGTTGCTGGGCTTCAGCGCCAGCTCCATTGCCTCCCAGTTGCGCAACGCCTTTTACGGCCGGGATGTCACCGAGATTCAGAACGGCCCCGAGGCCTATGAGATCAATGTGCGCATCGCGCCCGAGGACAAGGATTCTCTGGGGGATTTGGAATATTTCCATGTGACCACGCCCAAGGGCGGCCAAGTCCCCTTGGGTGCGGTGGCCGTGCTTGAGGAGGGGAGGGGGTACGCCAGTATTTCCCGTATCAATTCCATGCGCACCGTGACCATCCAGGGGGATGTGGATACGGCCGTGGCCAATGCCAACGAGATCATCGGAGAAACCAGGCTCGTCTTCCTGCCGCAGCTCATGGAGAAGTATCCTGACCTGGAATTTTCCCTGGAAGGGCAGGCCAAGGAGGGAAACAAGACCGGCGCATCCATGCGCAAGGCCATTATGCTGGGTATATTTGGTATATATATACTGCTGAGCTTTCAGTTTCGCAGCTATGTCGAGCCCGTTGTGGTTCTTACGGCCATCCCCATGGCCTTTATCGGCGTAGTCTGGGGGCATCTGCTCATGGGGCTAGACCTGTCCATGGTCAGCATCATGGGCTTTGCTTCGCTTGCGGGCATTGTGGTCAACGACTCCATTCTTTTGGTGGAGTTCGTGAAGATGCGGCTCATGGAAGGGCTGCCCATGGCCGAGGCAACGGTCAGGGCCAGCCGCCAGCGCTTTCGGGCCGTGTTGCTTACCTCCCTGACCACCATAGTGGGGCTTGTGCCGCTGTTGAGCGAACGCAGCCTCCAAGCCCAGGTTCTTATTCCTTTGTGCACCAGCCTTGTCTTCGGTCTGATTGCCTCCACCATTCTTGTGCTTGTGGTCATTCCGGCCTTTTATACAATTCTCAATGATTTCGGGCTAACCGCCGAAGTGACGAAAAAACGTGCATAA
- a CDS encoding CerR family C-terminal domain-containing protein, with product MAATKKAKREYSPEQTRERLLLSGLKLFGRYGYKGVTTRALAEDAKVNQASIPYHFGGKEGLYRAVAEMVADDMTVVKSVFYRHAPLIFRKIGGRKALLRKVVQKSVRRIVRRFLGFRDNAADRPAFIVREYMEPGAGFDILYDRVIKNVHMALTAMVAAAFGLSEESDEAKLRAHALMGQVIAFGVARPVVLRRMGWESYTEENVDAIAGAVVEMVLGALGLKEREGNR from the coding sequence ATGGCTGCAACCAAAAAGGCAAAACGTGAGTATTCCCCGGAACAGACCCGGGAAAGGCTGCTTCTGTCCGGGCTCAAGTTGTTCGGGCGCTATGGGTACAAGGGCGTAACCACCCGCGCCCTTGCCGAAGACGCCAAGGTGAATCAGGCCTCCATCCCCTATCATTTCGGGGGCAAGGAAGGGCTGTACCGGGCCGTGGCCGAGATGGTCGCCGACGACATGACCGTGGTGAAGTCCGTGTTTTACAGGCACGCCCCGCTGATCTTCCGCAAGATTGGCGGGAGAAAGGCGTTGCTGCGAAAGGTGGTGCAAAAGAGCGTCCGTCGAATTGTCCGCCGTTTTCTAGGTTTCCGGGATAACGCGGCCGACCGCCCGGCCTTTATTGTCCGGGAATACATGGAGCCGGGAGCGGGGTTTGACATTCTTTACGACAGGGTGATCAAGAACGTGCATATGGCCCTGACCGCCATGGTGGCGGCCGCCTTCGGGCTTTCCGAGGAATCCGACGAGGCCAAGCTCCGGGCCCATGCGCTCATGGGGCAGGTGATCGCCTTTGGAGTTGCCCGGCCCGTGGTGCTCCGGCGTATGGGGTGGGAAAGCTACACCGAGGAAAACGTGGATGCCATTGCCGGGGCTGTTGTGGAGATGGTCCTGGGCGCGCTTGGGCTCAAGGAACGGGAGGGGAACCGATGA
- the ftsY gene encoding signal recognition particle-docking protein FtsY: MGFFSKIKKIWQSPEDIAQQAVTEYADDAGATTEEPTSKPIEKAAETTTEKPVSEEWQKDLTLSLRQAEPRLSEWLNVILQGVDKADDTLWERLTFLFRALGAAEEEGRKFNEAFAKWLDNMGYQGVEEFRSELQYRLALALELEDEEDERDRLFLKLSEGISKTKEQITKRIDGLLSAHSSMDDDFWEEFEEILIMADVGMEAADQLMGNLKARAKAAGTNNTEDFKDILRDELEEIFKVGPRIEAVNPPEVVMIIGVNGVGKTTTIAKLAYRAQLQGRKVLIAAGDTFRAAAIDQLKVWADRLGCGFFAKGEGSDPAAVAYEAMDKCLAEGYDLLLLDTAGRLHTKVNLMEELNKIKRVVGKKHEGAPHRSVLVIDATTGQNALSQTKLFNEAAGVDEIILTKLDGTAKGGVVVAVSLQYKVPITYVGLGEKMEDLRPFNGKDFAKALLAS, translated from the coding sequence ATGGGATTTTTTTCCAAGATCAAGAAAATATGGCAGAGCCCCGAGGACATCGCCCAACAGGCGGTGACCGAATACGCGGATGACGCGGGGGCAACCACTGAGGAGCCGACCTCCAAACCCATTGAAAAAGCTGCGGAAACAACGACAGAAAAACCTGTTTCCGAAGAATGGCAAAAAGACCTGACCCTTTCCCTGCGCCAGGCGGAGCCCAGGCTTTCCGAATGGCTGAACGTCATTCTCCAGGGCGTGGACAAGGCCGACGACACCCTCTGGGAACGTCTCACCTTCCTGTTCAGGGCCTTGGGAGCGGCCGAGGAAGAAGGCCGGAAATTCAACGAAGCCTTTGCCAAGTGGCTCGACAACATGGGCTACCAGGGTGTGGAGGAGTTCCGCTCGGAACTGCAGTACCGCCTGGCCCTGGCCCTGGAGCTGGAGGACGAGGAAGACGAGCGCGACCGCCTGTTCCTCAAACTTTCCGAAGGCATTAGCAAGACCAAGGAACAGATCACCAAACGCATCGACGGCCTGCTCTCGGCCCATTCCTCCATGGACGACGACTTCTGGGAGGAATTCGAGGAAATCCTGATCATGGCCGACGTGGGCATGGAAGCCGCCGATCAGCTCATGGGCAACCTCAAGGCCCGCGCCAAGGCCGCCGGCACGAACAACACCGAGGACTTCAAGGACATCCTGCGCGACGAACTGGAGGAAATCTTCAAGGTCGGTCCGCGCATCGAGGCCGTGAACCCGCCCGAGGTGGTCATGATAATCGGCGTCAACGGCGTGGGCAAAACCACCACCATCGCCAAGCTGGCCTACCGCGCACAGCTGCAGGGCCGCAAGGTGCTCATCGCCGCGGGCGACACCTTCCGCGCCGCGGCCATCGACCAGCTCAAGGTCTGGGCCGACCGCCTGGGCTGCGGCTTCTTTGCCAAGGGCGAAGGTTCGGACCCGGCCGCCGTGGCTTATGAAGCCATGGACAAATGCCTGGCCGAAGGCTACGACCTGCTCCTGCTGGATACGGCGGGCCGCCTGCACACCAAGGTCAACCTCATGGAAGAGCTCAACAAAATCAAGCGAGTGGTGGGCAAGAAGCACGAAGGCGCACCGCACCGTTCCGTGCTGGTCATCGACGCCACCACGGGCCAGAACGCCCTTTCCCAGACCAAGCTGTTCAACGAGGCAGCGGGTGTGGACGAGATCATACTCACCAAGCTCGACGGCACCGCCAAGGGCGGCGTCGTGGTCGCGGTGAGCCTGCAATACAAGGTTCCCATCACCTATGTGGGGCTGGGAGAAAAAATGGAAGACCTGCGCCCCTTCAACGGCAAGGACTTCGCCAAGGCACTGCTCGCCTCGTAA
- a CDS encoding AraC family transcriptional regulator yields the protein MTYTELTLHQRMQNALQYIQNSLDQALDPEEIAAQAHFSLSHFHRIFKGMIGETLGEHVRRLRLERSAQLLIYSDRPITTIAFDAGYETLESFSRAFKKMFGSSPSHFREELRELKFPDSPSGIHYNPGATLGLPNLSQQDHGLEMRFAMLDPMRIASIRHTGPYQECGMAWKRLCDWACPKGIFNETTMFLGICYDDPAITPADKIRMEVSVTVPDHIQPEGEIAIRTVPGGEYAVVTHHGPYHLLEETYSRFCGRWLPASGREIRNQPGMEHYITNPEVTAPEDLITDLYIPLV from the coding sequence ATGACATATACGGAACTCACCCTGCACCAGCGCATGCAGAACGCGCTGCAATACATACAGAATTCACTCGACCAGGCTCTGGACCCGGAAGAAATCGCGGCCCAGGCACACTTCTCCCTTTCCCATTTCCACCGCATCTTCAAGGGAATGATCGGCGAAACCCTGGGCGAGCATGTGCGCAGGCTGCGGCTGGAGCGTTCAGCCCAGTTGCTCATCTACAGCGACAGGCCCATCACCACCATCGCCTTCGACGCCGGGTACGAAACCCTGGAATCTTTCAGCCGGGCCTTCAAGAAAATGTTCGGCAGCTCCCCTTCACACTTCCGCGAAGAACTGCGCGAACTGAAATTCCCGGACAGTCCGTCGGGCATTCACTACAACCCAGGGGCCACCCTCGGCCTTCCGAATCTTTCACAGCAGGACCACGGCCTGGAGATGCGCTTTGCCATGCTGGACCCCATGCGCATTGCCTCCATCCGCCATACCGGCCCGTACCAGGAATGCGGCATGGCCTGGAAACGGCTCTGCGACTGGGCCTGTCCCAAAGGCATTTTCAACGAAACGACCATGTTTCTGGGCATCTGCTACGACGACCCGGCCATCACCCCGGCCGACAAGATACGCATGGAAGTCAGCGTCACCGTGCCCGACCATATCCAGCCCGAAGGCGAGATCGCGATCAGGACCGTTCCGGGCGGCGAATACGCGGTGGTCACGCACCACGGGCCCTACCACCTGCTGGAGGAAACCTATTCCCGTTTCTGCGGCCGCTGGCTGCCCGCTTCGGGCCGCGAGATCCGCAACCAGCCGGGCATGGAACACTACATCACCAACCCGGAGGTCACGGCCCCCGAAGACCTCATAACCGACCTGTACATTCCGCTCGTTTAG
- a CDS encoding AraC family transcriptional regulator, which translates to MEVKIEKLAPMHVAYVRHIGPYQECKKAWDELGAWAGPKGLINESAKYLGACYDDPEQTPPEKCRYDACITVPEGTEVGGNVQAMTIEGGDYAVLVHKGPYETLGQGWKAIFMEWLPSSGREVTCGQDGKVCFEQYLNDPAEIKPEDLLTAIHLPLK; encoded by the coding sequence ATGGAAGTGAAAATCGAGAAACTCGCCCCCATGCACGTGGCCTACGTGCGCCATATCGGCCCCTACCAGGAATGCAAGAAGGCCTGGGACGAGCTGGGAGCCTGGGCAGGACCCAAGGGGCTGATCAACGAATCGGCAAAATACCTGGGAGCCTGCTATGACGACCCGGAACAGACTCCACCCGAAAAATGCCGCTACGACGCATGCATTACCGTGCCCGAGGGGACGGAAGTGGGCGGCAATGTCCAGGCCATGACCATAGAAGGCGGGGACTATGCGGTGCTCGTACACAAGGGCCCGTACGAAACCCTGGGCCAAGGCTGGAAGGCCATCTTCATGGAATGGTTGCCCTCCAGCGGCCGGGAAGTGACCTGCGGCCAGGACGGCAAGGTCTGTTTCGAGCAGTACCTCAACGATCCGGCCGAGATCAAACCCGAGGATCTGCTCACCGCCATCCACCTGCCCCTCAAGTAA
- a CDS encoding efflux RND transporter periplasmic adaptor subunit, translating into MTFSSVKDFVRTHRKAVLFPVIGFGVLVFLVLLKLKGLPEKLPPSERATSVRVIAAPEVAVVPRAIGYGYVQPGQVWDAVAEVGGKIVDKNPNLKKGSIIGKDEVLLIIDPSETGFARERTEADVQDILAQIQRLEQNERNATSQLRIEKGKLSLALKELERNRKLYGNKVISKSELDSVEQNYLTQRNAVQNFQSTLNTIPAERQQLLAKLASARSQLADARLDEEKTVIRAPFDSRVADEFVEIGQAVKVGDKLAALDSMNISETFAQVPLYSFKNIIPRGKRPPLSGEFNMDKVRDFLRLEAVVRLPLSDGVVEWEGRVVRVSESVDPDTRTIGVYVAVDNPYLKVEGGKRPPLLKNMYAEVELRGQPRDPSVIVPRSAVHEGRVYVVDKDHRLRLRAVETYAPQSGFVSISKGLNAGELVVVSDVVPAIDGMLLNTFDDADALERLVDEATGKGSVK; encoded by the coding sequence ATGACTTTTTCCAGCGTGAAGGATTTCGTGCGCACCCACCGGAAGGCGGTCCTGTTCCCGGTTATCGGCTTCGGGGTGCTGGTGTTTCTGGTGCTGCTTAAGCTCAAGGGCCTGCCGGAAAAGCTGCCGCCCTCCGAGCGGGCGACCTCGGTCCGCGTTATCGCGGCTCCTGAAGTGGCCGTGGTGCCCCGGGCCATCGGATATGGCTATGTTCAGCCCGGCCAGGTCTGGGATGCCGTGGCCGAGGTGGGCGGCAAGATCGTGGACAAGAATCCCAACCTCAAGAAGGGCAGCATTATCGGCAAGGACGAGGTACTGCTGATCATCGATCCCTCCGAGACCGGGTTCGCCCGCGAGCGCACCGAGGCGGACGTGCAGGATATCCTGGCCCAGATCCAGCGCCTGGAGCAGAACGAGCGGAACGCCACAAGCCAGCTCCGGATTGAAAAAGGCAAGCTGTCCCTGGCGCTCAAGGAGCTGGAACGCAATCGGAAGCTCTACGGGAACAAGGTCATTTCCAAGTCCGAGCTGGATTCCGTGGAACAGAATTACCTGACCCAGCGCAATGCGGTGCAGAATTTCCAGTCCACCCTGAACACCATCCCGGCCGAACGCCAGCAGCTTCTGGCCAAGCTCGCCTCGGCTCGTTCCCAGCTGGCGGACGCCCGCCTGGACGAGGAAAAGACCGTCATTCGCGCCCCCTTTGACAGCCGGGTGGCTGACGAGTTCGTGGAGATAGGCCAGGCCGTGAAGGTGGGGGACAAGCTGGCCGCCCTGGACAGCATGAACATTTCGGAAACCTTTGCGCAGGTTCCCCTGTATTCCTTCAAGAACATTATCCCCCGCGGCAAGCGGCCGCCCCTTTCGGGCGAGTTCAACATGGACAAGGTGCGGGACTTCCTGCGTCTGGAGGCCGTCGTGCGCCTGCCGCTTTCGGACGGCGTGGTGGAGTGGGAGGGCCGCGTGGTGCGCGTCAGCGAATCCGTGGACCCGGATACCCGCACCATCGGCGTGTACGTGGCCGTGGACAATCCCTACCTCAAGGTGGAGGGCGGCAAGCGGCCTCCGCTGCTCAAGAACATGTATGCCGAGGTGGAGCTTCGAGGCCAGCCGCGCGATCCCTCGGTCATCGTGCCCCGTTCCGCCGTGCATGAGGGGCGGGTCTACGTGGTGGACAAGGACCATCGCCTGCGTCTCCGCGCGGTGGAAACCTATGCGCCCCAATCCGGTTTTGTCTCCATCTCCAAGGGCCTCAACGCGGGCGAACTGGTGGTGGTCAGCGATGTGGTCCCGGCCATCGACGGCATGCTGCTCAACACCTTTGACGATGCGGACGCTCTGGAGCGCCTGGTGGACGAGGCCACGGGCAAGGGGAGCGTGAAATGA
- the asnS gene encoding asparagine--tRNA ligase, translating into MKRTKIKNALNSEQSMAEITVKGWVRTKRDSKGFSFIELNDGSCLKNIQVIVDHTPEIEAELAKIGTGASVAVEGELVESPGKGQKWEVRGKALKLLGEADQETFPLQKKRHTDEFLRGIAHLRPRTNKFGAMFRIRSELAQAIHKYFAERGFFYVHTPVLTGSDCEGAGEMFRVTALEHGSKTPIEEDFFGKPAHLTVSGQLEAEMFALSLGDVYTFGPTFRAENSNTPRHVAEFWMVEPEMAFADLNDDMDLGEDMVKYLVQHILDNCADDVELFAKWVNKDLMPELDTLLKKDFVRLPYTEAIDILTKTKKEFEYPVEWGIDLQTEHERFLCEEKFKQPIYVYDYPKSIKPFYMRVNDDDRTVAAMDCLVPRIGEIIGGSQREERMDVLLSRMREMNLPEEEYWWYIDSRKFGTAPHAGFGLGFERMLMLVTGVSNIRDAMPFPRTPKHLEF; encoded by the coding sequence ATGAAACGCACAAAAATAAAGAATGCGCTGAATTCCGAGCAATCCATGGCCGAAATCACGGTCAAGGGCTGGGTTCGCACTAAGCGCGACAGCAAGGGTTTTTCCTTTATTGAACTGAACGATGGTTCCTGCCTCAAGAACATCCAGGTCATCGTGGACCACACCCCGGAGATCGAGGCCGAACTGGCGAAGATCGGCACCGGCGCTTCGGTGGCCGTGGAGGGCGAGCTGGTGGAATCTCCGGGCAAGGGCCAGAAGTGGGAGGTTCGCGGCAAGGCGCTCAAGCTTCTCGGTGAAGCCGATCAGGAGACCTTCCCGCTTCAGAAGAAACGCCATACCGACGAATTCCTGCGCGGTATCGCCCACCTGCGGCCGCGTACCAACAAGTTCGGCGCCATGTTCCGCATCCGTTCGGAGCTGGCCCAGGCCATCCACAAGTATTTTGCCGAGCGTGGGTTCTTCTATGTGCATACCCCGGTCCTGACCGGCTCCGACTGCGAGGGCGCTGGCGAGATGTTCCGGGTCACCGCTCTGGAGCACGGCTCCAAGACGCCCATTGAAGAGGATTTCTTCGGCAAGCCTGCCCATCTGACCGTGTCCGGGCAGCTTGAGGCCGAAATGTTCGCGCTCTCGCTGGGCGACGTCTACACCTTCGGCCCCACGTTCCGCGCCGAGAATTCCAATACCCCGCGCCACGTGGCCGAGTTCTGGATGGTCGAGCCGGAAATGGCCTTTGCCGACCTCAATGACGACATGGATCTGGGCGAGGATATGGTCAAGTATCTGGTGCAGCACATCCTGGATAACTGCGCCGACGATGTGGAGCTTTTCGCCAAGTGGGTCAACAAGGATCTCATGCCCGAGCTGGACACCCTGCTCAAGAAGGATTTCGTGCGCCTGCCGTATACCGAGGCCATCGACATCCTCACGAAGACCAAGAAGGAATTCGAGTATCCCGTGGAGTGGGGCATCGACCTGCAGACCGAGCACGAGCGCTTCCTGTGCGAGGAGAAGTTCAAGCAGCCCATCTATGTTTACGACTACCCCAAGTCCATCAAGCCGTTCTACATGCGCGTCAATGACGACGACAGGACCGTGGCGGCCATGGACTGCCTGGTGCCGCGCATCGGCGAGATCATCGGCGGTTCCCAGCGCGAGGAGCGCATGGATGTGCTGTTGTCCCGCATGCGGGAAATGAATCTCCCCGAGGAAGAGTACTGGTGGTACATCGATTCCCGCAAGTTCGGCACCGCGCCTCATGCCGGTTTCGGCCTGGGCTTCGAGCGCATGCTCATGCTGGTGACCGGTGTCAGCAACATCCGCGACGCCATGCCGTTCCCGAGGACTCCGAAACATCTGGAGTTTTAA
- a CDS encoding 30S ribosomal protein S1 — MSEDIKNTNGQGEGEESFAELFEQYSDGGSENLNVGDKISGAVISIGETTIFVDTGSKLDGIVEREELLDEEGNLTVAEGDTVELYVVGVDSGGIKLSRALSGVGGLKMLEEAKAGNLPVQGSVSGTCKGGFNVTVMQRRAFCPVSQIDNRFVEDTEPYVGQSFEFLITKLEQGGRNIVVSRRALLEREAQAASEEFLKEVKVGDEVEGTVSKLAPFGAFVELRPGVEGLVHISALGYSRVQHPEEAVSVGQKVKAKIVGIETHEKSGNLKISLSMKELAQDPWDTVAATFSEGAKVTGKVVRLADFGAFVEIAPGVDGLVHVSEMSYTKRVHKPSDMVAEGDTVSVKIKGIDLENRRISLSMKDAEGDPWLDVEDKYQPGQVVEGTVEKVEQFGIFINLEPGITGLLPKSVLARSEKAKEFDKLKSGDTVAVTIGQVKVQERKISLSTGDEKEVEDWKQFQPKKQSTQSGGGFGSLGDMLKEAMDKKK; from the coding sequence ATGTCCGAAGACATCAAAAACACCAACGGCCAAGGCGAAGGCGAAGAGAGCTTTGCCGAACTGTTCGAACAGTACAGTGACGGCGGCTCCGAAAACCTCAATGTCGGCGACAAGATTTCCGGCGCGGTTATTTCCATCGGTGAAACCACGATTTTCGTGGACACCGGTTCCAAGCTCGACGGCATCGTCGAACGCGAAGAACTGCTGGACGAGGAAGGCAACCTGACCGTTGCCGAAGGCGACACCGTGGAACTCTACGTGGTGGGCGTCGACTCCGGCGGCATCAAGCTTTCCCGCGCCCTGTCCGGCGTCGGCGGCCTCAAGATGCTTGAGGAAGCCAAGGCGGGCAACCTGCCCGTGCAGGGTTCGGTTTCCGGCACCTGCAAAGGCGGCTTCAACGTCACGGTCATGCAGCGCCGCGCCTTCTGCCCGGTGAGCCAGATCGACAACCGGTTCGTGGAAGACACCGAGCCTTACGTGGGCCAAAGCTTCGAATTCCTGATCACCAAGCTGGAACAGGGCGGCCGCAACATCGTGGTTTCCCGCCGCGCCCTGCTGGAACGCGAGGCCCAGGCCGCTTCCGAGGAATTCCTCAAGGAAGTGAAGGTGGGCGACGAGGTGGAAGGCACCGTTTCCAAGCTGGCCCCGTTCGGCGCGTTTGTGGAACTGCGCCCGGGCGTGGAAGGCCTGGTGCACATCTCGGCCCTCGGCTACTCCCGCGTGCAGCACCCCGAGGAAGCCGTTTCCGTGGGACAGAAGGTCAAGGCCAAGATCGTCGGCATCGAGACCCACGAAAAATCCGGCAACCTGAAGATTTCCCTGTCCATGAAGGAACTGGCCCAGGATCCGTGGGATACAGTGGCCGCCACCTTCAGCGAAGGCGCCAAGGTCACCGGCAAGGTGGTTCGTCTGGCCGACTTCGGCGCGTTCGTGGAGATCGCTCCGGGCGTCGACGGCTTGGTGCACGTTTCCGAGATGAGCTACACCAAGCGCGTGCACAAGCCCTCGGACATGGTTGCCGAAGGCGACACCGTTTCCGTGAAGATCAAGGGCATCGACCTGGAAAACCGCCGCATCTCCCTGTCCATGAAGGACGCCGAAGGCGACCCGTGGCTGGACGTGGAAGACAAGTACCAGCCCGGTCAGGTGGTGGAAGGCACCGTGGAGAAGGTCGAGCAGTTCGGCATCTTCATCAACCTGGAGCCCGGCATCACCGGCCTGCTGCCCAAGTCCGTACTGGCTCGTTCCGAAAAGGCCAAGGAATTCGACAAGCTGAAATCCGGCGACACGGTTGCCGTGACCATCGGCCAGGTCAAGGTGCAGGAACGTAAGATCTCCCTGTCCACGGGCGATGAAAAGGAAGTCGAGGACTGGAAGCAGTTCCAGCCCAAGAAGCAGTCCACCCAATCCGGCGGCGGCTTCGGTTCCCTGGGCGACATGCTCAAGGAAGCCATGGACAAAAAGAAATAG